TGAGTTGATGGATAGGTGGAGAAGGAATATAAATATGGAGAGAGATGGACGAACAGAAAGATGGATTGAGACAGAGAGAATATAAAGAGAGGCCGAGGAAAAGAAATGGATGAGGGAGCGTTTATGCAGAGAAATGGAGACAGAAACGGGGCGTTCCTCACCCTCCTCCTCACATTTCTCTAGTCCTGTCTTGCTTTCTTCAAATGCCATTTTCCCACCCCTCACTTAATGAATTCTTTCTTGGGAGTTTTAGACCTTGCCTCACACCCTTAGGTGTTTCTGCAACCCCTCCCTTCACAGTCATCCATTTGGCCCAAGATAACGCACCTCGCCGCCTGTCCTAGCCCATCACCCAAGACAAATTGGGAGAAAGAAACGGAGTAAAAACCCAGTAGGGCAAAGTAGACAACTGGATTTCCCCCATCTCTAggtattggggagggggagacatcTTTAAGGGGTGGGAAGAGTGAGGGACAGCTGGGTTGAATTTGTCCAAATCTAATAACCTAGGGGCCTATTGAAGgcattgggggctgggaggggaggggtgtctTGAATATTCTTCCAACTTTACCCCCCCCTCTGGTCCCTTCTTTCCAAAAGTCTTTGAAGAAAGATGTTTTTGACGCTTCCACGTCACTCTCAGATGGATGGGCTGCGGGTGATTGAAGTGTCTTTGTCATGCTAATGTTTGGGGGGTGATGGATGGGCGCTGGGGCTGCCAAACTCTGGCCCGCTTAGCCCATTGGCCTGGGAGAGATCAcatgtgcccccccacccccattccctaCCCCTTTCCTAGGGGAGCGCTGGCCCAGGCGATCTGGCTCAGGCCATGGAAGCAAGCCTCGGGGCTGTGACATACTGCCGAAAGGTTGTAGGGCAAGAGGGTGTCTCCCCCAAACGGGCCGACCCTCTTGCGGCCTCGACGCATGGACTATAATAGGATGAACTCCTTCTTAGACTACCCACTCTGTAATCGGGGACCCAGCGCTTACAGCGCCCATAGCGCCCCAGCCTCTTTCCCCCCCAGCTCGGCTCCAGCCGTTGACAACTACCCAGGAGAAGGCCGCTATGGTGGGGGGCTGCCCAGCCCAGCGCTCCAGCAGAACTCGGGCTACCCAGCTCAGCAGCAGCCTTCCACCCTGGGGATGCCGTTTGCCAGCTCTGCACCCTCGGGGTATGCCCCAGCCTCCTGCAGCCCCAATTATGGGCCTTCTCAGTACTACTCTCTGGGCCCTCCAGAAGAAGGAAGCTATTTTCAACCATCCAGCTACGGAGCTCAACTAGGGAGTTTGCCAGATGGCTACGGAGCGGGTGGGGCTGGCCCGGGGCCCTACCCTCCACCGCAGCCCTCCTACGGGACTGACCAGACAGCGGGCTTTGCACCAGCCTACCCTGATCTCCTCTCAGAGGACAAGGACTCTGCTTGCCCTTCAGAATCCAGCACGCCCACGGCCCGGACCTTCGATTGGATGAAGGTTAAGAGGAACCCACCCAAGACAGGTAGGGCTCCAACGTGGCCCCAGGCAGCTCAGATGCCCCTGCACTGAGGTGGCCTCTTCTCTCAGTCGCTCTGATAGAGGCAGGTAAGTAAAGTCTGGGTCTCAGATCAGATGAGATCCCTCTCCCAGTCCCACCCCCTACCGCAGTAAGTGCAGGGTAACCCCCCTAAGAGTAGGCCTCCATCCATATCCTACGTCCTGCCGCGTGTGTGTCCAGTTTGCGATCTGGACTAAGTAGGGTGGGCGAGGTTGGAAGTCTGGGGATAGTTGCTTTCAATGTTCCCGTGGGGACGTGGAGAGCTGACGCTGGATAGAACGGTAAAGGAAGTACAGCTTggattgggggcgggggaggagagcCTAGAGGAGAAAGAGATGGGGGAACTGAGCGACCtttctccccgccccgcccctagCGAAGGTGTCCGAGCTGGGACTGGGCGCCCCAGGTGGCCTGCGCACCAACTTCACCACCCGGCAACTGACCGAGCTGGAGAAGGAGTTCCATTTCAACAAGTACCTGAGCAGGGCCCGGAGGGTGGAGATCGCTGCTACCTTGGAGCTCAATGAAACGCAGGTCAAGATTTGGTTCCAGAACCGACGCATGAAACAGAAGAAGCGAGAGCGAGAAGGAGGCCGGGGACCCCTCCTTCCCCCAGGGTGCTGCAAGGAGGCACCCGGAGACACCTCTGACCAGTCCACATGCACCTCCCCGGAAGCCTCTCCCAGCTCCATCACCTCCTAAACCGAATCTCCCAAAGAACAGGGGCTCTTCGTGCCATCGGACCACCCCAGTCTCTAGCTCTCTCCTAGGCTCTCCCTACGTTCACTGCCCTGGTGACCCTTTCTAAGGCTAGGGTGCCAGTTCAGAGCTGCCCCAGGGAGGGGTGCAGGAtctgggaaaacatttttttctcagctCTGGGCATGGGGCTGGATATCCTACAGGACCAGAGAGCTTGGGAGCTGCCCCTCAACCTGTCAAAGATGGAGGCTAGGGCTCCGCCTTTGATTTTGGCATCCACTGGCTAGGGGTGGGGGCcagcccaaccccctcccccatagGCCTTCCCCCTTCCAACTTCAGTTCAGTGCCTTCGAGCTTGGAGAACTAGGATGGTGCACTTCTACCCCAACTCCTCTTCGTAGGCATGGGATAGAGAGAAGGCTTTGGATTTTCTTGTGTGTGATGTGTTTGAGTGCAGGTATGTTATCACCATTCCTTAATCCAGCCACCACAGACCTTACAATAGCACCAGCTTGCCTTGTGACAGACCAAAAAGCCCTCCCTTGTAACTTTATGAGCCAACGCCTGGCACATTTCTATTGCACTAATGCAACCTGCAGAGGTTGTTTTCTGAGACCTGGCCCCTCCCACTAGCGACCTCATCATTAAATCACCAAAGTCTTTTGGAACTTGATACTTCAGAGACTTCTAGAATGAAGTACAAGGCCCTCCCCGTCTTGAGCAAGTCCCTGAGCCTTGATCAAGTCCCAACCAGGAATGAGCAGGCACTCTCCCACTCTACCCCCATCCTTATTTATTGCCTCCTGGAGACCCAGGAACTTCCTTCCCATCTCCGCCCCTACCCCTGGAGTCAGCCTAGCGAAATCCAGGTACCAGGAGGACTCTGGGCAGCCACAGTGTTTCTCTGAGTGGAGGAGCCGTTTGGAGTATTTGGCAAACTCAGGCGTCAAGCAagccaggattttttttctttctgtatgtc
This sequence is a window from Perognathus longimembris pacificus isolate PPM17 chromosome 17, ASM2315922v1, whole genome shotgun sequence. Protein-coding genes within it:
- the Hoxb1 gene encoding homeobox protein Hox-B1 — its product is MDYNRMNSFLDYPLCNRGPSAYSAHSAPASFPPSSAPAVDNYPGEGRYGGGLPSPALQQNSGYPAQQQPSTLGMPFASSAPSGYAPASCSPNYGPSQYYSLGPPEEGSYFQPSSYGAQLGSLPDGYGAGGAGPGPYPPPQPSYGTDQTAGFAPAYPDLLSEDKDSACPSESSTPTARTFDWMKVKRNPPKTAKVSELGLGAPGGLRTNFTTRQLTELEKEFHFNKYLSRARRVEIAATLELNETQVKIWFQNRRMKQKKREREGGRGPLLPPGCCKEAPGDTSDQSTCTSPEASPSSITS